The following coding sequences are from one Sciurus carolinensis chromosome 11, mSciCar1.2, whole genome shotgun sequence window:
- the LOC124958708 gene encoding glycine N-phenylacetyltransferase-like: MFPLRSPQMLQMLEKSLKKGLPESLKVYGTVFHINQGNPFKLKALVDKWPDFNTVVVRPQEQEMTDDLDHYTNTYQIYSKDLKSCQESLALSDVINWKQHLQIQSSQSSLDEVIQSLAAAKSVQVKKTQCILYMMPQTAKKLVPFLLDTKNLRSESRAPRVINQEMFKVSSLDVTHAALVNKFWHFGGNERSQRFIERCIRTFPSSCLLGPEGTPVSWALMDQTGELRMGGTVPEYRGQGLISYITQVHVQVQEKLGFPTYNHTDRANKIIQKLSQNLHHIPMPCDWNQWNCVPL, from the exons ATGTTTCCTTTGCGAAGTCCACAGATGCTGCAGATGCTAGAGAAGTCCTTAAAGAAGGGCCTCCCTGAGTCCCTAAAG GTCTACGGGACTGTCTTCCACATCAACCAGGGGAACCCCTTCAAGTTAAAGGCGCTGGTGGACAAATGGCCAGATTTTAATACAGTAGTCGTGCGCCCTCAGGAGCAG GAGATGACAGATGACCTTGATCACTACACCAACACCTACCAAATCTATTCTAAGGATCTCAAGAGCTGTCAAGAATCCCTTGCCTTATCAGATGTCATCAATTGGAAACAACATTTGCAGATCCAAA GTTCACAGTCCAGCTTGGATGAGGTGATACAAAGTCTTGCAGCTGCTAAATCAGTCCAGGTCAAGAAAACACAATGCATTCTCTACATGATGCCTCAGACAGCAAAGAAACTGGTGCCTTTCCTGCTGGATACAAAGAACTTACGTTCTGAATCCAGGGCACCCCGGGTCAT TAACCAAGAGATGTTTAAAGTCTCATCGCTGGACGTGACCCATGCTGCCTTGGTGAATAAATTCTGGCATTTTGGTGGCAATGAGAGAAGCCAGAGGTTCATCGAGCGCTGTATCCGGACCTTCCCCAGCTCCTGTCTTTTGGGACCTGAAGGGACGCCTGTGTCATGGGCCCTGATGGACCAGACTGGAGAGCTGCGAATGGGGGGCACTGTGCCTGAGTACCGGGGACAAGGCCTCATCTCCTATATTACTCAAGTCCACGTCCAGGTTCAAGAGAAGCTTGGCTTCCCCACTTATAACCATACAGACAGAGCCAACAAAATCATACAGAAACTGAGTCAAAATCTGCATCATATCCCCATGCCCTGCGACTGGAATCAGTGGAACTGTGTGCCCCTGTAA